The genomic DNA GAGGCCGGCGAGCGACCGGCTCTGCGCCGCAAGCTCCTGAAGCTCGACGAGCGACAGCTTGTCGTTGTCGCCGTCGGTCGCCGCGGGCGTGGTGTAGAGACGATAGAGTTGTTCGGGCGCGCGAAACGGAAGCGGCGCGATCAATACACGGCGGACGACCGAAAACACGGCCGTATTCGCACCGATTCCCAGCGCCAGCGTCAGCAGGACGACCGCCGCGAACACCGGCGTGCGGCGCATGCCGCGGAGCGCGATCGTGAGATCGGCGCGCAGGTCTTCGAGCATGTTGCTCCGGCGCGCGTCGGCTTCAGTCTGCATGTCGATGTCCTCACAGTACCGTCGGGTGGCGTCCAGGTCGCCGAATTCCTGCGCGGCGCGGGCGTGCGCCTCACGCGCGTCGACGCCCTGTCGGACGAGATCGCGCGCGCGCATGTCGATGTCGAACGCGATCTCCTCGTCGATGTCGGTCCGGATGCGCGCGGCGGACCGGGGCAGCCGAAGGAACCAGCGAATGGGTCGTATGGGTCGCATGATGACTTTCCGCGTGGTCAGCGGGCGTCGAGAACGCGATAGAGTGCCGCGACGTACGCGCGGAGGTCGCTCGACTGTGCCTTGAGCGCGGTGCGGCCGGCGGCGGTGAGCTCGTAGAACCGGGCGCGCCGGTTGGTTTCGCTGACGCCCCACGAAGCGCGAACGAGCTTCCGCTTTTCGAGCCGGTGGAGCGCCTGATA from Gemmatimonadaceae bacterium includes the following:
- a CDS encoding PadR family transcriptional regulator, yielding MPHPPLDLLHGTVDLLVLRTLAWERMHGYGIGQFVKARTDGAIAIDSAALYQALHRLEKRKLVRASWGVSETNRRARFYELTAAGRTALKAQSSDLRAYVAALYRVLDAR